One genomic window of Candidatus Minimicrobia sp. QA0096 includes the following:
- the nusA gene encoding transcription termination factor NusA has product MEDLNIKQLTLAVRTIAEEKNLPEETVLSVIEQAIAAAWRRDNGTRDQLVRASLNINNGTAVVSVVKTVVEEVENDANQIDLEEAKEIDSAAELGGEVVMETHNVTTFGRVAAQTAKQVILQRLREAEREVVLAEFEDKIGTVVIGTVQRVEPRVVRIELGKAVGIMPQSEQIPGEYYGVGRRIKVYIKDIEREGRGPQLILSRGNEEFVRFLFNQEVPEMETGAVEIKAIAREAGRRTKLAVSSALPGVDPVGTFVGGHGARVQAVMNEIGEQEKIDIIPYEEDAAGFIANAMSPAEVLSVTVNEDEKRATVYVSEDQQSIAIGRAGQNVRLASRLTGYELDIEAKAPVKVEPKPRKNIEDSLMSVVEEVAE; this is encoded by the coding sequence ATGGAAGACTTGAATATCAAGCAGTTGACGTTGGCAGTGCGTACGATTGCTGAAGAAAAAAACTTGCCAGAAGAAACAGTTTTGAGCGTGATTGAGCAGGCGATTGCGGCGGCTTGGCGTCGTGATAACGGTACGCGAGATCAGTTGGTTCGCGCTAGCTTGAATATCAATAACGGTACGGCTGTCGTGTCGGTTGTTAAAACTGTCGTTGAAGAAGTTGAGAATGACGCCAATCAAATCGACCTAGAGGAAGCTAAGGAGATAGATTCTGCGGCTGAACTTGGCGGTGAAGTTGTGATGGAAACTCATAACGTGACGACTTTTGGTCGAGTTGCTGCTCAGACCGCTAAGCAAGTGATTCTGCAGCGTTTGCGCGAAGCTGAGCGTGAAGTTGTCTTGGCGGAATTTGAAGATAAAATCGGTACGGTTGTTATTGGTACGGTTCAGCGAGTTGAGCCACGTGTTGTGCGAATTGAGCTGGGCAAGGCTGTCGGAATTATGCCTCAGAGTGAGCAAATTCCTGGCGAATATTACGGCGTTGGTCGTCGAATTAAGGTTTATATTAAGGACATTGAGCGCGAAGGTCGCGGTCCGCAATTGATTCTTAGCCGCGGCAATGAAGAATTTGTGCGATTCTTGTTCAATCAAGAAGTTCCAGAGATGGAAACTGGTGCAGTTGAGATTAAGGCAATCGCTCGCGAAGCTGGTCGCCGAACTAAATTGGCGGTTTCTTCAGCGCTACCTGGCGTTGATCCAGTCGGTACGTTTGTTGGTGGTCACGGCGCCCGCGTTCAGGCTGTGATGAATGAAATTGGCGAGCAGGAAAAAATTGACATTATTCCATATGAGGAAGATGCGGCTGGATTTATTGCTAATGCAATGAGTCCAGCAGAGGTTTTGAGTGTGACTGTCAATGAAGACGAGAAGCGTGCGACGGTTTATGTTAGTGAAGACCAGCAGTCAATAGCAATCGGTCGTGCCGGACAGAACGTTCGCTTGGCAAGTCGATTGACTGGCTATGAATTAGACATCGAAGCAAAAGCTCCTGTTAAGGTAGAGCCAAAACCTCGAAAGAATATTGAGGATAGCTTGATGAGCGTAGTTGAGGAGGTGGCGGAATAA